A single region of the Mechercharimyces sp. CAU 1602 genome encodes:
- a CDS encoding efflux RND transporter permease subunit, which yields MNFFTRFSLKNSVAVLILAALMIIAGLFSFQNLKVDLLPDIEFPQLSIEIVYPGASPQDVEEQVTRPLESKLENIDKLSTLKSSSYESTAIINLEFPFATNIESAKQEVEGVIQEVDVPVEAKINVNSFSFGSFPIYSISLFAKDGTDLEKVYIEEIQPALSKVSGVGSVSVGGETNEILMITVDRAKAARAGLTLQQIQEAIKGKFISFPAGTITSDKIEVPVRVEEKVKSIKELESLTFPVQSNGAEKDMPTSEQIKPATLTLGEIAKIEASSEQTEITRFNEKSSLMVAVTKKQDANTVEVSDQVLEVLDQYSGQVEYAIGFDQASGIKESVFTLIREGLLGALFASLAVLIFLRNIRATLIAITSIPLSLIMTAIFLDQQNITLNIMTLGGMAVAVGRVVDDSIVVIENIFRRNRMRATGEDKNELIADATREVLKAIVSSTITTAVVFLPLAFVGGITGEFFRPFAYTVVAALAASLLVSVTLVPIFGRFSFAKEEKEEKDGRLQVGYLRIIRSLLNHKKWVIAGSLLLLIGSLALVPTLGFTFLPNEEQKTIVGSVELPSSTPLERSNQISMELESLFSERQQIESVTTGVGARDYTTGLQRENTIEYFIGLKDEADIEKEIAELDSRIEEILAKFSKESVVSLQELEAGGPPTNTNVDINLYSSDLDALQVAAANVETYMEGLEEIEDIQNNLQDKQTQWVVELDAKETSRLGISNGMVLGLVADRTRPSNLEEFTIDGEEKRLRIQYNEQVKEKGELEQIMLPSSKGMVPLKEVAKVKEVKRVTSIQKLDGNVYAQVTGQVRGDNVQQVSQSIIQKVEDEVNLPDNVSLDAGSGSEETVKTFRELGLAMIVAIGLVYLTMLITFGEARIPFIVLSSLIFVPVGAIGGLFLTGEPLSVSAMIGLLMLIGIVTTNAIVLVDRIGQNRDKGMAIREALMEAGKTRLRPILMTAFATIAALLPLAFTTSSGTLISKSLAVVVIGGLTTSTLLTLVIIPVIYELFYFRQVRKEQGK from the coding sequence ATGAATTTTTTTACACGATTTTCTTTGAAGAACTCTGTTGCCGTTTTAATATTGGCGGCGTTGATGATCATTGCGGGGTTGTTCTCATTTCAAAACTTAAAGGTTGATTTACTACCAGACATTGAGTTCCCACAATTATCGATCGAGATCGTTTATCCAGGTGCCTCGCCTCAAGATGTGGAGGAACAGGTGACGCGCCCACTAGAATCAAAACTGGAAAACATAGACAAATTAAGTACATTGAAAAGTTCTTCTTACGAAAGTACGGCAATCATCAATCTTGAGTTCCCCTTTGCTACAAATATAGAGAGTGCGAAACAAGAGGTAGAGGGGGTTATTCAAGAAGTTGATGTTCCGGTAGAAGCAAAAATAAATGTAAATAGCTTCTCTTTTGGTTCCTTTCCTATCTATAGTATCTCCCTGTTCGCCAAAGATGGCACGGATCTTGAGAAAGTATACATAGAAGAGATTCAGCCCGCATTATCTAAAGTATCTGGAGTGGGCAGTGTCTCCGTGGGCGGAGAGACGAACGAGATCTTGATGATTACCGTTGATCGAGCAAAGGCGGCGCGGGCTGGACTAACTCTGCAACAAATACAAGAGGCGATTAAAGGAAAATTCATCTCCTTTCCTGCAGGGACAATCACAAGTGATAAGATTGAAGTTCCTGTCAGAGTGGAGGAGAAAGTAAAGTCTATTAAGGAGTTGGAATCGCTTACTTTCCCTGTACAATCGAATGGGGCAGAAAAGGATATGCCAACTTCTGAGCAAATTAAACCAGCTACGCTCACCTTAGGTGAGATTGCAAAGATAGAGGCCTCATCCGAACAAACTGAGATAACCCGTTTTAATGAGAAGAGTTCGTTGATGGTAGCCGTGACGAAAAAGCAGGACGCGAATACAGTTGAGGTTTCGGATCAAGTATTAGAAGTGTTGGATCAGTATTCTGGTCAGGTAGAGTACGCTATTGGATTTGATCAAGCATCTGGTATCAAAGAATCGGTATTTACCTTGATTCGTGAGGGGTTACTGGGCGCACTTTTTGCCTCCTTAGCTGTTTTAATATTCTTGCGTAACATTCGAGCTACCCTGATCGCGATTACTTCGATTCCTTTGTCGCTCATCATGACAGCTATTTTTTTAGATCAGCAAAATATCACGCTCAATATAATGACATTGGGTGGGATGGCAGTAGCTGTTGGACGAGTGGTCGATGATAGTATTGTGGTCATTGAAAATATCTTCCGTCGAAATCGCATGCGTGCGACTGGCGAAGACAAAAATGAGTTAATTGCTGATGCTACACGCGAAGTCTTAAAAGCGATTGTGTCTTCAACGATAACAACAGCAGTTGTTTTTTTACCGCTTGCCTTCGTGGGTGGGATTACGGGTGAGTTTTTCCGGCCGTTTGCTTATACGGTTGTCGCTGCTCTGGCGGCGTCCTTGTTAGTATCTGTAACATTGGTCCCCATTTTCGGTCGTTTCTCTTTCGCTAAAGAAGAGAAAGAAGAAAAAGATGGGCGCTTACAAGTAGGATACTTACGAATTATTCGCTCGCTGTTAAATCACAAAAAATGGGTTATTGCCGGATCACTTCTTTTGCTAATCGGTTCATTAGCACTGGTACCGACACTTGGATTTACGTTTCTTCCCAATGAGGAACAAAAAACTATTGTTGGCTCAGTGGAGTTGCCCTCATCCACCCCCTTGGAGCGAAGCAACCAGATTTCGATGGAGTTGGAATCTCTTTTTTCTGAGCGTCAGCAGATTGAATCGGTAACGACAGGGGTGGGGGCACGAGACTATACGACGGGTTTACAAAGAGAAAATACGATTGAGTATTTTATTGGATTAAAAGATGAAGCGGATATTGAAAAAGAGATTGCGGAATTAGACAGTAGGATAGAGGAGATTCTTGCTAAATTTTCAAAAGAATCGGTGGTGTCATTGCAGGAGTTAGAAGCGGGTGGGCCACCTACAAATACGAATGTAGATATTAACTTGTATTCGTCTGATTTAGACGCCTTGCAGGTAGCCGCGGCTAATGTGGAAACATACATGGAGGGGTTAGAAGAGATTGAGGATATTCAAAACAATTTACAAGACAAGCAGACACAATGGGTGGTTGAGCTGGATGCGAAGGAAACATCGCGGTTAGGGATTTCTAACGGAATGGTCCTTGGGTTAGTAGCCGATCGTACCCGCCCATCTAACTTAGAAGAGTTTACAATAGATGGCGAGGAAAAGAGACTAAGGATTCAATATAACGAGCAAGTGAAGGAAAAAGGTGAATTGGAGCAGATTATGCTCCCTTCGAGTAAAGGAATGGTTCCTTTAAAAGAAGTGGCTAAGGTGAAAGAAGTTAAGCGAGTAACCTCTATTCAAAAGCTTGATGGAAATGTGTATGCACAGGTAACAGGACAAGTGAGAGGTGACAATGTGCAACAGGTGTCACAATCTATCATCCAAAAAGTAGAGGACGAAGTAAACTTACCAGATAATGTATCTTTGGATGCGGGCAGCGGTAGTGAAGAGACGGTAAAAACGTTCCGTGAACTAGGTTTGGCCATGATTGTCGCGATCGGTTTGGTCTACTTGACGATGCTGATCACTTTTGGTGAAGCGCGGATTCCGTTTATCGTGCTCTCCTCCTTGATCTTTGTACCTGTTGGGGCAATTGGCGGATTGTTTCTTACGGGGGAGCCGCTCTCCGTTAGTGCGATGATAGGTTTGTTGATGCTGATCGGAATTGTAACCACTAATGCAATTGTGCTAGTCGATCGCATTGGACAGAATAGGGATAAGGGAATGGCGATTCGTGAAGCGCTGATGGAGGCAGGGAAGACTCGATTGCGTCCTATTTTGATGACAGCCTTTGCAACAATTGCGGCTTTATTGCCGCTAGCCTTTACTACTTCTTCGGGAACATTGATTTCTAAGAGTTTAGCGGTGGTTGTTATAGGTGGATTAACCACCTCTACGTTGTTGACACTGGTAATTATCCCTGTCATTTATGAGCTCTTTTACTTCAGACAGGTAAGAAAAGAGCAAGGGAAATAA
- a CDS encoding PadR family transcriptional regulator: MSLRYALMGLLAKEPATGYDLHHQFKETMIYYWHAHHSQIYRELGKMEIDQLVHSEIITQPNHPNKKRYSLTNEGLKQLLHWLLDESSPPPSIKDEFLLRAKILHLIPFEQAIQILREEHMVSQYTYEMTHAWQQEKFTEHIPSDHREIGDYFTSEYGIRYAKMRMGWCEWAINCLHHIQSQRDPNIDK; encoded by the coding sequence ATGTCTTTGCGCTATGCACTTATGGGATTACTAGCAAAAGAACCTGCTACCGGGTACGATTTACACCATCAATTTAAGGAAACAATGATATATTATTGGCACGCTCACCATTCACAAATTTATCGTGAATTGGGCAAAATGGAGATAGACCAGCTCGTTCATTCCGAAATCATCACCCAACCTAACCATCCCAATAAAAAAAGGTATTCCCTTACTAATGAAGGTTTAAAACAACTCTTACATTGGTTACTCGATGAATCTTCCCCGCCCCCTAGTATAAAGGATGAGTTTCTCCTGCGTGCCAAGATTCTACATCTCATTCCTTTTGAGCAAGCCATACAGATCCTGAGAGAAGAACATATGGTATCTCAATATACTTACGAGATGACACATGCCTGGCAGCAAGAAAAATTTACAGAACACATACCATCAGATCATCGGGAGATAGGCGATTACTTTACATCTGAATACGGTATTCGCTATGCAAAGATGCGAATGGGATGGTGCGAATGGGCAATCAACTGCCTCCATCACATCCAAAGCCAACGTGACCCTAACATCGATAAGTAA
- a CDS encoding cold-shock protein yields the protein MIEGTVKWFNSEKGFGFIEVEGRDDVFVHYSAINTEGFKTLEEGERVSFEITQGNRGDQAANVTKLGR from the coding sequence ATGATCGAAGGTACCGTAAAATGGTTTAACTCTGAAAAAGGGTTTGGATTCATCGAAGTTGAAGGTCGTGACGATGTATTCGTACACTACTCTGCAATTAACACCGAAGGGTTCAAAACCTTAGAAGAAGGCGAGCGCGTCAGCTTCGAAATCACCCAAGGGAACCGTGGTGACCAAGCAGCTAACGTAACCAAGCTTGGCCGCTAA
- the cbiB gene encoding adenosylcobinamide-phosphate synthase CbiB translates to MRVALLLLLAYGLDRWIGDPSWLPHPVIAMGKMISWLERCLLTIGRSVSFSRWGVRLLGAILPLVIVGGVYTLTWWLVMWCTREWNNSIAFLLEVGLIATTIATKGLAEAAQAVQRALQQGEIKEARARLKLIVGRDTDHLEEEEVVRATVETVAENIVDAVSSPLFYAFVGGAPLALAYRAVNTLDSMVGYKNEKYRDFGWASARLDDIANWLPARLMVGSFLLAMWLLRLDARGCWKIMWRDARKHPSPNSGIPEAGMAGGLGIRLGGANLYQGVRSHRAYLGEEKARKRAHHIKQAVAVLFVSTQMYTLFLALIGILLWRV, encoded by the coding sequence ATGAGGGTTGCTTTACTTCTCCTACTGGCCTATGGTCTCGATCGTTGGATAGGAGATCCAAGTTGGCTCCCACATCCGGTCATAGCGATGGGGAAAATGATATCGTGGTTAGAGAGATGTTTACTAACCATAGGTCGATCGGTTTCTTTTTCACGCTGGGGAGTACGTTTATTGGGTGCTATACTCCCTCTTGTGATTGTGGGAGGGGTCTATACGTTGACCTGGTGGTTAGTGATGTGGTGCACCCGTGAGTGGAACAATAGTATCGCATTCCTATTGGAAGTAGGATTGATCGCTACTACTATTGCGACAAAAGGTTTAGCAGAAGCGGCTCAAGCAGTTCAACGAGCATTACAGCAAGGGGAAATTAAGGAGGCACGGGCACGTCTTAAGCTTATCGTAGGAAGGGATACAGATCATTTGGAAGAGGAGGAAGTGGTGCGTGCAACTGTGGAGACAGTAGCGGAAAATATTGTAGATGCAGTCTCTTCCCCGTTGTTTTACGCGTTCGTAGGTGGGGCACCTCTAGCTTTAGCATATCGTGCGGTAAATACACTAGATTCCATGGTAGGGTATAAAAATGAAAAATATCGAGACTTTGGTTGGGCGTCAGCTCGCTTAGATGATATAGCCAATTGGCTTCCGGCTCGTTTAATGGTAGGTTCATTCCTGTTAGCGATGTGGCTGTTACGGTTAGATGCCAGAGGCTGTTGGAAAATCATGTGGCGTGATGCACGTAAACATCCGAGCCCAAACAGTGGGATTCCTGAAGCTGGCATGGCGGGAGGACTAGGAATTCGATTAGGAGGAGCGAACTTGTATCAAGGCGTGCGCTCACACAGAGCATACTTAGGTGAGGAGAAAGCGAGAAAGCGAGCTCATCATATTAAGCAGGCGGTTGCGGTACTCTTTGTGAGTACTCAGATGTATACCCTTTTCTTAGCACTGATTGGAATCTTATTGTGGAGGGTATAA
- a CDS encoding adenosylcobinamide amidohydrolase, which produces MENDSFFREHGMNLTMQDDYIAVCARRPLYSMSSAFIGGGSRYHTIWVNRQVDPSYHADEPAQEMRAWLAAKQLDPLETCGMMTAANVSDVAIRFLREQTFQLAVLITAGVGNAVRAGKELNSEKCSQTGTINLILFVGGSLSPAAMINALMVATEAKTAALSTLGVTDDEGELATGTTTDSVVISTTQEKWGCHHEYAGLATPLGAAIGKEVYHAVTVAVERERTSLRKQRL; this is translated from the coding sequence ATGGAGAATGACTCTTTCTTTCGAGAGCACGGCATGAATTTAACCATGCAGGATGATTATATTGCCGTTTGTGCAAGGCGCCCCCTATATTCTATGAGTAGCGCCTTTATAGGTGGCGGGAGTCGTTATCATACAATCTGGGTAAATCGTCAAGTAGATCCTTCCTATCATGCGGATGAGCCTGCACAGGAGATGCGAGCGTGGCTAGCAGCTAAGCAATTAGACCCACTTGAAACGTGTGGCATGATGACCGCGGCTAATGTGAGTGATGTGGCAATCCGTTTTCTTCGTGAGCAAACATTTCAGCTAGCAGTGTTGATAACAGCTGGGGTAGGAAATGCAGTACGAGCAGGAAAGGAATTGAACAGTGAGAAGTGTTCACAAACGGGTACCATCAATCTGATTCTCTTTGTTGGAGGCTCGCTCTCTCCGGCGGCTATGATTAATGCGCTGATGGTAGCAACGGAAGCAAAGACGGCAGCATTATCTACTCTTGGAGTAACAGATGATGAGGGCGAATTGGCGACAGGGACGACTACAGATTCCGTCGTCATCTCGACTACTCAGGAGAAGTGGGGTTGTCACCATGAATACGCAGGGTTAGCCACACCGCTTGGAGCAGCGATTGGGAAGGAAGTTTATCACGCGGTAACGGTGGCAGTAGAACGGGAGCGTACATCCTTAAGGAAGCAGCGTCTATGA
- a CDS encoding histidine phosphatase family protein — translation MRVIWVRHGQTKDNEENRYGGERDTELTPLGQKESEQVATKLAKIEVSGLYCSDLRRAQETATAIQSHHPHLHLRTTAQLRELSFGEWEGLTYDDVYRLDREWLSCWLDDPWQVSPPRGETLQEMSGRLSRWLSSILTAHALTETVVVVSHGGPIRWFMADIVRRRPQSFWETSIPNGGCLIAEWNGQQWKEMKAYEGFVSYESGEGTG, via the coding sequence ATGCGTGTGATTTGGGTACGGCATGGTCAGACAAAGGATAACGAAGAAAATCGATATGGTGGAGAGCGGGATACTGAGTTAACTCCATTGGGACAAAAAGAATCGGAACAGGTAGCAACGAAATTAGCAAAAATCGAAGTGAGTGGGTTATATTGCAGTGATTTACGGCGGGCACAAGAGACAGCCACGGCAATTCAATCACATCATCCACACCTACACTTGCGTACAACCGCTCAGTTGCGTGAGCTTTCCTTCGGTGAATGGGAAGGTTTAACTTATGATGACGTATATCGGTTGGACCGTGAATGGCTCTCATGTTGGTTGGATGATCCATGGCAGGTCTCTCCACCGCGAGGAGAGACCTTGCAGGAGATGTCAGGACGGTTGTCTCGTTGGCTCAGCAGTATCCTAACGGCACATGCACTTACAGAGACGGTAGTCGTCGTAAGTCATGGTGGTCCGATAAGATGGTTTATGGCCGATATCGTGCGCCGTCGCCCACAGTCATTTTGGGAAACTTCTATCCCTAATGGTGGCTGCTTAATCGCTGAATGGAATGGGCAGCAGTGGAAGGAAATGAAGGCGTATGAAGGTTTTGTATCATATGAGAGTGGGGAAGGGACAGGGTGA
- the cobU gene encoding bifunctional adenosylcobinamide kinase/adenosylcobinamide-phosphate guanylyltransferase — MVTGGIRSGKSVFAEKLCSHNKRKVIYVATGVIVDEEMEERIQLHQQRRPADWKVVEEPLLLADVFKQGEEGVIYLLDCLSTWVSNHLLAHGAEGMDRTERGLWLQCLQEDVEALITSLSGKEVVIVTSEVGMGGVSSYEMGRAFQDGLGYVNQRFTEIADEVWLMTAGAPLKLKRKDGEGRKKKEVKKEWASFLSAWSFLTRIPLPFRQEEDRSSWQGSIRYYPVIGLVVGLIVALFDQLVAVYFPPLVRAVLDVGVWVWLTGGLHLDGLMDTADGWGANQGREMTLTIMKDSRVGAMGVLAALFILALKGATLASLGMTPVVALLTSTIMARSAAVYAVYFWPYVRRSDGIASGLSAGLSRKTMTVITVGTGSWCALWFGWFGLLMWVLVAVVVFSFAALVMKKLGGMTGDTYGALIELVEVVVLVLLLLQVGG; from the coding sequence ATGGTAACAGGTGGAATACGCTCTGGCAAAAGTGTATTTGCAGAAAAATTGTGTTCACATAATAAGAGGAAAGTTATCTATGTAGCAACCGGTGTCATCGTAGATGAAGAGATGGAAGAGCGGATTCAACTTCATCAACAGCGCCGTCCTGCGGATTGGAAGGTGGTTGAAGAGCCTCTGTTACTAGCCGATGTGTTTAAGCAGGGAGAGGAGGGAGTCATTTATTTACTGGATTGCCTTTCTACCTGGGTAAGTAATCATTTGCTAGCTCATGGAGCAGAAGGAATGGATCGCACGGAACGAGGTTTGTGGCTTCAGTGCTTGCAAGAGGATGTGGAGGCGCTCATTACCTCTCTGAGTGGAAAGGAGGTTGTAATTGTAACGAGTGAAGTAGGTATGGGGGGAGTCTCCTCTTATGAGATGGGACGAGCTTTTCAAGATGGATTGGGGTATGTAAATCAACGTTTTACAGAGATAGCGGATGAAGTTTGGTTAATGACAGCAGGTGCACCGCTTAAATTGAAAAGGAAGGATGGAGAAGGGAGAAAGAAGAAAGAAGTTAAGAAAGAGTGGGCCTCGTTCCTGTCAGCGTGGTCATTTCTAACGCGCATCCCGCTTCCTTTTCGTCAAGAGGAAGATCGCTCTTCCTGGCAAGGGAGTATTCGCTACTATCCAGTGATCGGATTAGTAGTTGGGTTAATTGTAGCGCTATTCGATCAGTTGGTGGCAGTCTATTTTCCTCCATTGGTGCGTGCAGTGCTCGACGTAGGAGTATGGGTGTGGCTAACGGGCGGCTTGCATTTAGACGGACTGATGGATACGGCGGATGGATGGGGGGCAAATCAGGGGCGGGAAATGACACTAACCATTATGAAGGATAGCCGTGTAGGCGCTATGGGGGTATTGGCAGCTTTGTTTATATTGGCGCTTAAAGGAGCCACTTTGGCGTCATTGGGGATGACACCTGTAGTGGCACTATTGACCAGCACGATAATGGCTCGAAGTGCCGCCGTCTACGCAGTCTATTTTTGGCCATATGTACGACGAAGTGATGGGATAGCGAGCGGTCTTTCTGCAGGATTATCCAGAAAGACGATGACCGTTATAACAGTAGGAACTGGGAGTTGGTGTGCGCTATGGTTTGGTTGGTTTGGTCTACTGATGTGGGTTTTGGTCGCAGTTGTTGTATTTAGCTTTGCAGCGCTTGTGATGAAAAAGTTAGGGGGAATGACAGGGGATACATATGGTGCACTAATTGAATTAGTGGAAGTAGTTGTACTTGTTTTGCTACTTCTTCAAGTGGGAGGATAG
- the cobD gene encoding threonine-phosphate decarboxylase CobD, whose product MLERYGHGGDIMTAVSLYGGEASDYLDFSSNIYPYGPPISVTKALLEHVQVVTQYPDPRARKLTARIANRHQIDCDQIIVGNGGAELIDLCIQVVKPQRVGVIHPSFSEYVVCAQKRGIPVSAVVAKVEDHFQPQMEELARLIQKVDMLFLTIPNNPTGVMLPQADVEQVADWCAESETVLILDEAFLHFVDGEEEMRWRWQQHSHVICLRSLTKFYALPGLRLGYGLMSAEWVHRFRKMQISWSVNSLAQVAGQAALLDREFDDKVHKWIQCERAWLGRHLASIPGITLFAGKANYHLLRLHHQKWSAQRLQYNLGKERILIRDCSTYTGLDENYVRVAVKKREENVVLVEKIRELLDGY is encoded by the coding sequence GTGTTAGAGCGCTACGGACATGGGGGAGATATCATGACTGCCGTCTCTTTATATGGAGGGGAGGCTTCAGATTATCTCGATTTTAGTAGTAATATATATCCTTATGGCCCACCGATAAGTGTAACAAAGGCTTTATTGGAACATGTGCAAGTTGTTACACAGTATCCGGATCCGAGAGCACGCAAACTGACAGCGCGGATTGCCAATCGTCATCAGATTGATTGTGATCAAATCATAGTGGGTAATGGTGGAGCGGAGTTGATCGATTTGTGTATACAGGTGGTAAAACCTCAACGAGTGGGTGTGATCCATCCTTCTTTTAGTGAGTATGTGGTGTGTGCGCAAAAGCGAGGGATTCCTGTTTCTGCTGTGGTCGCAAAGGTGGAGGATCATTTTCAACCACAAATGGAAGAACTGGCTCGTCTGATTCAAAAAGTAGATATGCTTTTTTTAACCATCCCTAATAATCCGACAGGAGTGATGCTTCCACAAGCGGATGTAGAACAGGTTGCAGATTGGTGTGCCGAGTCAGAGACGGTTCTAATATTAGATGAAGCATTTCTGCACTTCGTTGACGGAGAAGAGGAAATGCGATGGCGATGGCAACAGCATTCTCATGTGATTTGCTTACGTTCTTTGACGAAGTTTTATGCTTTGCCAGGGTTGCGACTAGGATATGGACTTATGTCAGCAGAATGGGTGCACCGTTTCCGGAAGATGCAAATATCATGGAGTGTGAATAGTTTGGCTCAGGTTGCAGGACAGGCAGCACTTTTAGATAGGGAATTTGACGATAAGGTGCATAAGTGGATTCAATGTGAGCGTGCATGGTTAGGGAGACATCTTGCTTCGATTCCCGGCATTACACTGTTTGCAGGTAAAGCTAACTATCATCTATTACGGCTACATCATCAGAAGTGGAGTGCCCAACGATTACAGTACAACCTGGGAAAGGAGCGAATTTTAATTCGAGACTGTTCTACTTATACAGGATTGGATGAGAATTATGTACGTGTGGCGGTGAAAAAGAGAGAAGAAAACGTAGTATTGGTAGAAAAAATAAGAGAGTTGCTGGATGGATATTAG
- the cobT gene encoding nicotinate-nucleotide--dimethylbenzimidazole phosphoribosyltransferase, translated as MKELGARQNAEHGRFPPISKESTEKMCAYLNQLTKPRGSLGMLEEIAIRMAGITGKLNPTLTNKMVVVMCGDHGVVEEGVSAYPQEVTGWMMRNFASGGAAINVLARQMGAEVLVIDMGTKAEKIPGSVLNRKVRAGTSNLAREAAMSRDEAWLALRHGEEVIEDLQKRGIHLLAVGEMGIGNTTAATAITSVLIGLPVNQCTGFGTGLTEGQRQVKVRVIEQALRHNRPDPKDPIDILAKVGGFEIAGMVGVMIGAAKAGLPIVLDGVISSAAALLAVRMEARVQDFLFASHLSVEPAHALILQDLSLEPMLDAKLRLGEGSGAVLAFPLFDAAVAIVSEMSTFADMEKKEEGEW; from the coding sequence ATGAAAGAACTAGGTGCGCGACAAAATGCTGAACACGGGAGGTTTCCGCCGATTTCAAAAGAATCGACTGAGAAGATGTGTGCATATTTGAATCAATTGACGAAACCGCGAGGGAGTCTCGGAATGTTAGAAGAGATCGCTATTCGGATGGCAGGGATTACAGGCAAGCTGAATCCAACTTTGACAAATAAAATGGTGGTGGTGATGTGTGGTGATCATGGGGTTGTGGAAGAAGGTGTAAGTGCTTATCCCCAAGAGGTGACCGGTTGGATGATGAGAAATTTTGCTAGTGGTGGGGCCGCGATTAACGTATTAGCCCGGCAAATGGGGGCTGAAGTACTTGTTATTGATATGGGAACAAAAGCAGAAAAAATTCCTGGATCGGTCTTAAATCGGAAGGTGCGTGCAGGTACGTCTAATTTGGCGCGTGAAGCGGCAATGTCGAGGGATGAAGCGTGGCTTGCACTTCGGCATGGTGAGGAAGTGATAGAAGATTTGCAGAAACGGGGTATACACTTGCTGGCGGTGGGTGAAATGGGGATTGGAAATACCACTGCAGCCACAGCAATTACCTCGGTGCTGATAGGATTGCCTGTTAACCAATGTACTGGTTTTGGTACAGGGTTGACAGAAGGACAACGTCAGGTAAAGGTGAGAGTGATTGAGCAGGCGCTAAGACATAATCGACCAGACCCAAAAGACCCTATCGATATACTAGCAAAAGTAGGTGGCTTTGAAATAGCGGGTATGGTAGGAGTGATGATCGGAGCAGCAAAAGCGGGGTTGCCCATTGTATTAGATGGAGTGATCTCTTCTGCTGCGGCATTACTTGCTGTGAGGATGGAAGCGAGGGTACAAGATTTTCTCTTTGCTTCGCATCTATCGGTGGAGCCTGCCCACGCACTGATATTACAGGATCTGTCTCTGGAGCCGATGCTCGATGCTAAACTGCGTTTAGGTGAGGGAAGTGGTGCAGTACTCGCTTTTCCTCTCTTTGATGCTGCCGTCGCTATCGTGTCTGAAATGTCTACCTTTGCTGATATGGAGAAAAAAGAAGAGGGTGAATGGTGA
- a CDS encoding YheC/YheD family protein: MTSLKPSYRNKLLQYELLSKDPYISPHIPSTLPYQKEHVQQMLSTYSFLYLKPSGGGQGAGIIRIDKIKEGFLLRTPNHTRFYSTFSNMMEHLHERIGERPYIIQQGITSLTRTGDPFDIRIHTIRLQDKWVVGGIVGKIANSDRIVTNRHSGGSPVPIQEILTTHLQCEVSQRRPVFEQMKSLSIEASKVMGRLYTNGKRMGIDAGIDKNLHIWIYEINTTPGTMVFQVLQEKSMYERIQKLQQRAR; encoded by the coding sequence ATGACTTCGTTAAAACCTTCTTACAGAAATAAGCTGTTACAATATGAACTATTATCCAAAGATCCCTATATATCTCCACATATCCCCTCTACCCTTCCTTATCAAAAAGAGCATGTACAACAAATGCTTTCCACTTACTCATTTCTCTACTTAAAGCCTAGTGGAGGTGGACAAGGGGCTGGGATTATTCGCATCGATAAAATAAAAGAAGGGTTCCTCTTACGTACCCCAAATCATACTCGCTTTTACTCCACTTTTTCTAATATGATGGAACATCTACACGAGCGGATCGGAGAAAGACCGTATATTATTCAACAAGGGATTACGAGCCTAACTCGCACTGGCGATCCTTTCGACATTCGAATTCATACCATCCGATTACAAGACAAGTGGGTCGTAGGAGGAATTGTGGGAAAAATAGCCAACTCTGACCGTATAGTCACAAACCGACATAGTGGAGGAAGTCCTGTACCCATTCAAGAAATATTGACTACCCATCTCCAATGCGAAGTGAGTCAACGTCGCCCAGTATTTGAACAGATGAAATCCCTTTCGATTGAAGCCTCCAAAGTAATGGGGCGTCTTTATACCAACGGGAAGCGCATGGGCATAGATGCAGGAATTGATAAGAACCTTCATATATGGATCTACGAAATTAATACGACTCCAGGCACTATGGTATTTCAAGTCTTACAAGAAAAAAGTATGTATGAACGAATTCAAAAGCTACAGCAACGTGCCAGATAA